The following are from one region of the Mesorhizobium sp. B4-1-4 genome:
- the pmtA gene encoding phospholipid N-methyltransferase PmtA has product MTRSHGLRKALAEKFDDELKFFKGWIDKPKTVGSIVPTSSITARKMASIVNPRSGLPVLEVGPGTGVITRAILAQGVRPENLYAVEYSADFVRHLRRLYPGVNVIEGDAFNLNTTLGEKSGMVFDSVVSGVPLLNFPVAQRIAYIESLLDRIPAGRPIVQLTYGPMSPIPAGRGDYTVKHFDFIFRNIPPTQLWIYRREAH; this is encoded by the coding sequence ATGACGCGTAGTCACGGACTGCGGAAGGCGCTTGCCGAAAAGTTCGACGACGAACTCAAATTCTTCAAGGGCTGGATCGACAAGCCGAAGACGGTCGGCTCGATCGTTCCGACCAGCTCGATCACCGCCCGCAAGATGGCCTCTATCGTCAATCCCAGGTCCGGCCTGCCGGTGCTCGAGGTCGGCCCCGGCACAGGCGTCATCACCCGCGCCATCCTGGCGCAGGGGGTGCGGCCCGAAAACCTTTACGCGGTCGAATATTCCGCCGATTTCGTCCGTCATCTGCGCCGGCTCTATCCCGGCGTCAACGTCATCGAGGGCGATGCCTTCAACCTCAACACCACGCTCGGCGAGAAAAGCGGGATGGTCTTCGATTCCGTCGTTTCGGGCGTGCCGCTGCTCAACTTCCCGGTCGCCCAGCGCATCGCCTATATAGAGAGCCTGCTCGACCGCATCCCGGCCGGACGGCCGATCGTGCAACTGACCTATGGTCCGATGTCGCCGATCCCGGCCGGCCGCGGCGACTACACGGTCAAGCATTTCGACTTCATCTTCCGTAACATCCCGCCGACGCAGCTGTGGATCTACCGCCGCGAGGCGCATTAG
- the dnaJ gene encoding molecular chaperone DnaJ: MKADFYETLGVQKGADEKELKSAFRKLAMQFHPDRNPGDHACEHKFKEINEAYETLKDPQKRAAYDRFGHAAFEQGGMNGGAHGFGAGGFADIFEDIFGDMMGGRQRRSSGGRERGADLRYNMEITLEEAFSGKTAQIRVPASISCSECSGSGAKPGTQPVTCSMCNGHGKVRATQGFFSIERTCPQCQGRGQTIKDPCPKCAGQGRVTEERSLSVNIPAGIEDGTRIRLANEGEAGLRGGPSGDLYIFLAVKPHEFFQRDGADLYCKVPISMTTAALGGSFEVTTLDGTQTKVKVTEGTQNGRQFRLKGKGMPVLRQPNVGDLYIQTAVETPQNLTRRQRELLEEFEQLSSKDNSPQSSGFFARMKDFFESFGEH, from the coding sequence ATGAAAGCTGATTTCTACGAAACGCTGGGCGTGCAAAAGGGCGCCGACGAGAAGGAGCTGAAGAGCGCTTTTCGCAAACTCGCCATGCAGTTCCATCCCGACCGCAATCCCGGCGATCATGCCTGCGAGCACAAGTTCAAGGAAATCAACGAAGCCTACGAGACGCTGAAGGACCCGCAGAAGCGCGCGGCCTACGACCGGTTCGGCCACGCCGCCTTCGAGCAGGGCGGCATGAACGGTGGCGCGCATGGCTTTGGCGCCGGCGGCTTCGCCGACATCTTCGAGGATATTTTCGGCGACATGATGGGCGGGCGTCAGCGCCGCTCTTCGGGCGGCCGCGAGCGCGGCGCCGACCTGCGCTACAACATGGAAATCACCCTGGAAGAAGCGTTTTCCGGCAAGACCGCGCAAATCCGCGTGCCGGCCTCGATCTCCTGCTCGGAATGCTCGGGCAGCGGCGCCAAGCCAGGCACCCAGCCTGTCACCTGCTCGATGTGCAATGGCCACGGCAAGGTACGTGCCACGCAAGGCTTCTTCTCGATCGAGCGGACCTGCCCGCAATGCCAGGGCCGCGGCCAAACCATCAAGGATCCGTGCCCGAAATGCGCCGGCCAAGGCCGCGTCACCGAGGAGCGGTCGCTGTCGGTCAACATTCCGGCCGGCATCGAGGACGGAACCCGCATCCGGCTTGCCAATGAGGGCGAGGCCGGCCTGCGCGGCGGCCCGTCCGGCGATCTCTACATCTTCCTGGCGGTGAAGCCGCACGAATTCTTCCAGCGCGACGGCGCCGACCTCTACTGCAAGGTGCCGATCTCGATGACCACCGCGGCCCTTGGCGGCTCCTTCGAGGTCACCACGCTTGATGGCACGCAGACCAAGGTGAAGGTTACGGAAGGCACGCAGAACGGACGCCAGTTCCGGCTCAAGGGCAAAGGCATGCCGGTGCTGCGCCAGCCCAATGTCGGCGACCTCTACATCCAGACCGCGGTCGAGACGCCACAGAACCTTACCCGTCGCCAACGTGAACTGCTGGAGGAGTTCGAGCAACTCTCATCGAAGGACAATTCGCCTCAATCGAGCGGGTTCTTCGCCCGCATGAAGGATTTCTTCGAATCCTTTGGCGAGCATTGA
- the dnaK gene encoding molecular chaperone DnaK — MAKVIGIDLGTTNSCIAIMDGKEPKVIENAEGARTTPSIVAISSDGERLVGQPAKRQAVTNPENTIFAVKRLIGRRYDDPVTEKDKKLVPYKIVKGDNGDAWVEAGGKKQSPSQISAMILQKMKETAEAYLGEKVEKAVITVPAYFNDAQRQATKDAGKIAGLEVLRIINEPTAAALAYGLDKKDGKTIAVYDLGGGTFDISVLEIGDGVFEVKSTNGDTFLGGEDFDMRLVEYLAAEFKKEQGIDLRADKLALQRLKEAAEKAKIELSSTTQTEINLPFITADATGPKHLTLKLTRAKFESLVEDLVQRTIDPCKAALKDAGLKAGEIDEVVLVGGMTRMPKIQEIVKQFFGKEPHKGVNPDEVVALGAAIQAGVLQGDVKDVLLLDVTPLSLGIETLGGVFTRLIERNTTIPTKKSQVFSTAEDSQSAVTIRVFQGEREMAADNKALGQFDLVGIPPAPRGVPQIEVTFDIDANGIVNVSAKDKGTGKEHQIRIQASGGLSDADIEKMVKDAEANAETDKKRRAVVEARNQAEALVHSSEKSLKEYGDKVSEAERTAIADAIAALKTAAEGDDPADIEAKSQTLAEASMKLGQAMYEASQKEAAEADAKADAAKDSDVVDADFEEIDEDDDKKKSA, encoded by the coding sequence ATGGCAAAAGTAATCGGTATCGATCTCGGCACCACCAACTCGTGCATCGCCATCATGGACGGCAAGGAGCCGAAAGTGATCGAGAATGCTGAAGGCGCGCGCACGACGCCTTCCATCGTCGCCATTTCCAGCGACGGCGAACGTCTCGTCGGCCAGCCGGCCAAGCGCCAGGCGGTCACCAATCCTGAAAACACCATCTTCGCGGTCAAGCGCCTGATCGGCCGCCGCTATGACGATCCGGTGACGGAGAAGGACAAGAAACTTGTCCCCTACAAGATCGTCAAGGGCGACAATGGCGATGCCTGGGTCGAGGCCGGCGGCAAGAAGCAGTCGCCCTCGCAGATCTCGGCCATGATCCTGCAGAAGATGAAGGAAACGGCGGAAGCCTATCTCGGCGAGAAGGTCGAAAAGGCGGTCATCACCGTTCCGGCCTATTTCAACGACGCCCAGCGCCAGGCGACCAAGGATGCCGGCAAGATCGCCGGCCTTGAAGTGCTGCGCATCATCAACGAGCCGACCGCGGCAGCGCTCGCCTACGGCCTCGACAAGAAGGATGGCAAGACCATTGCCGTCTATGACCTTGGCGGCGGCACGTTCGACATTTCGGTGCTCGAAATCGGCGACGGCGTGTTCGAGGTGAAGTCGACCAATGGTGACACCTTCCTCGGCGGCGAAGACTTCGACATGCGCCTGGTCGAGTATCTGGCGGCCGAATTCAAGAAGGAACAGGGCATCGACCTGAGGGCCGACAAGCTCGCCCTGCAGCGCCTCAAGGAAGCGGCTGAAAAGGCCAAGATCGAGTTGTCGTCGACGACGCAGACCGAAATCAACCTGCCCTTCATCACCGCCGACGCGACCGGGCCGAAGCACCTGACGCTGAAGCTGACGCGCGCCAAGTTCGAAAGCCTGGTCGAAGACCTCGTTCAGCGCACCATCGACCCCTGCAAGGCGGCGCTCAAGGATGCCGGCCTCAAGGCTGGCGAGATCGACGAGGTGGTCCTGGTCGGCGGCATGACCCGCATGCCCAAGATCCAGGAGATCGTGAAGCAGTTCTTCGGCAAGGAGCCGCACAAGGGCGTCAACCCCGATGAGGTCGTCGCTCTGGGTGCCGCCATCCAGGCCGGCGTGCTGCAGGGCGACGTCAAGGACGTTCTGCTGCTCGACGTGACGCCGCTTTCGCTCGGCATCGAGACGCTGGGTGGCGTGTTCACCCGCCTGATCGAGCGCAACACGACGATCCCGACCAAGAAGAGCCAAGTGTTCTCGACCGCCGAGGATTCTCAGTCGGCCGTGACCATTCGCGTCTTCCAGGGTGAGCGTGAAATGGCCGCCGACAACAAGGCGCTTGGCCAGTTCGACCTGGTCGGCATTCCGCCGGCGCCGCGCGGGGTACCGCAGATCGAGGTCACCTTCGACATCGACGCCAACGGCATCGTCAACGTCTCGGCCAAGGACAAGGGCACCGGCAAGGAGCACCAGATCCGCATCCAGGCTTCGGGTGGTCTGTCGGACGCCGACATCGAGAAGATGGTCAAGGACGCCGAGGCCAATGCCGAGACCGACAAGAAGCGTCGCGCCGTGGTCGAGGCCCGCAACCAGGCCGAGGCGCTGGTGCACTCGTCCGAGAAGTCGCTGAAGGAATATGGCGACAAGGTTTCGGAGGCCGAGCGCACGGCGATTGCCGATGCGATCGCGGCCTTGAAGACCGCCGCCGAAGGCGACGACCCGGCCGACATCGAGGCCAAGAGCCAGACCCTTGCCGAAGCTTCGATGAAGCTTGGCCAGGCCATGTACGAGGCCTCGCAGAAGGAAGCGGCGGAAGCCGATGCCAAGGCGGACGCCGCCAAGGATTCCGACGTGGTCGATGCCGATTTCGAGGAAATCGACGAAGACGACGACAAGAAGAAGTCGGCCTGA
- the rpe gene encoding ribulose-phosphate 3-epimerase: MSKKTLIAPSVLASDFSKLGDEVEAVAAAGADWIHLDVMDGHFVPNITFGPPVIKAIRNRTKAFFDCHLMIAPADPYLAAFAEAGCDGMTVHAEAGPHLDRSLQTIRNLGKKAGVSLNPATPESAVEYVLDRLDLILIMTVNPGFGGQAFIPGIVDKVRRVKALIGDRPIRIEIDGGVSAETAPLVTAAGADVLVAGAAVFKGGSVEAYRANIEAIRTAADKAAG, translated from the coding sequence ATGAGCAAAAAAACCCTGATCGCACCCTCGGTGCTGGCATCGGATTTCTCCAAGCTCGGTGACGAGGTCGAGGCCGTGGCGGCGGCCGGCGCCGACTGGATCCATCTCGATGTCATGGACGGCCATTTTGTCCCCAACATCACCTTCGGCCCGCCGGTGATCAAGGCGATCCGCAACCGCACCAAGGCCTTCTTCGACTGCCACCTGATGATCGCGCCGGCCGATCCTTATCTCGCCGCCTTCGCCGAGGCCGGCTGTGACGGGATGACGGTGCATGCCGAGGCCGGGCCGCATCTCGACCGCTCCCTGCAGACCATCAGGAACCTCGGCAAGAAGGCCGGTGTGTCGCTCAATCCGGCAACGCCGGAAAGTGCCGTCGAATATGTACTCGACCGGCTCGACCTGATCCTGATCATGACCGTCAATCCGGGTTTCGGTGGCCAGGCTTTCATCCCGGGGATCGTCGACAAGGTGAGACGGGTCAAGGCGCTGATCGGCGATCGGCCGATCCGCATCGAGATCGACGGCGGCGTTTCAGCCGAAACGGCTCCCTTGGTCACCGCCGCCGGCGCCGATGTGCTGGTGGCTGGCGCCGCCGTCTTCAAGGGCGGCAGCGTCGAAGCCTATCGCGCCAACATCGAGGCGATCAGGACAGCGGCCGACAAAGCCGCCGGCTGA
- a CDS encoding GntR family transcriptional regulator, whose product MTYGAANLHDDSTGSKSTLASTVYHQLRDDLLAGNLDTESKLRVEWVVSKYGAGASPVREALNRLASEGLLGRHDQRGFFIMPISAAELEELTRTRCWLEERALRESIAHRTAEWEEQLVLALHRLGRASRLSPQNLSSLDPDWEKLHRTFHRVLISACRSHWLLSFCDQLSDHAYRYRQMANGGEGVQRDDFAKHRLIAECALDGNADGAVQALIDHYQLTTALCMERFKQAGDSKAATPTQSTRR is encoded by the coding sequence TTGACATACGGCGCTGCCAATCTGCACGACGACAGCACAGGATCCAAGAGCACGCTTGCCAGCACGGTCTATCATCAACTTCGTGACGATCTTCTCGCCGGCAACCTGGATACCGAAAGCAAGCTACGGGTCGAGTGGGTTGTTTCCAAATATGGTGCCGGTGCCTCTCCGGTCCGTGAGGCCCTAAATCGCCTTGCCTCCGAGGGGCTGCTCGGCCGCCATGACCAGCGCGGTTTCTTCATCATGCCGATCAGCGCAGCGGAGCTCGAGGAGCTGACGCGCACCCGCTGCTGGCTCGAGGAACGGGCGCTTCGTGAATCCATTGCCCATCGCACCGCCGAATGGGAAGAACAGCTGGTGCTGGCGCTGCATCGCCTGGGGCGGGCGTCGCGTCTTTCGCCGCAAAATCTCTCCTCGCTCGATCCGGATTGGGAGAAGTTGCACCGAACCTTCCACCGGGTGCTGATCTCGGCCTGCCGGTCGCACTGGCTGTTGAGCTTCTGCGATCAGCTTTCCGATCACGCCTACCGCTATCGGCAAATGGCCAATGGTGGCGAGGGCGTTCAGCGCGACGACTTCGCCAAACACCGGCTGATCGCCGAATGCGCACTGGACGGCAATGCCGACGGTGCCGTTCAGGCCCTGATCGATCACTACCAGCTGACCACGGCCCTGTGCATGGAACGCTTCAAGCAAGCCGGGGATTCAAAGGCCGCCACCCCGACCCAAAGCACCCGACGGTAG
- a CDS encoding malonate--CoA ligase, with amino-acid sequence MSNHLFDAFRSRMPTPDRLLMETDDGRSLTYGDMLARSAQLAHALLQLDVEPGDRVAVQVEKSPEAVLLYLACVRAGAVFLPLNTAYTLTELGYFFEDAAPRVIVCDPAKSADIARMVEPSGAVVVTLNRNGQGSLTDQASRQSTDFHDVERGKDDLAAILYTSGTTGRSKGAMLSHGNLASNARVLVEQWRFTSGDVLIHALPIFHTHGLFVATNVILMAGASMLFEQKFDPARIVSLLPRATALMGVPTFYTRLLQQDRLDRQAAKNIRLFVSGSAPLLAETHRAWRERTGHAILERYGMTETNMNTSNPYDGERRAGTVGFPLPGTALRIADPDTARPLAQGEVGMIEVKGPNVFSGYWRMPEKTKAEFRADGFFITGDLGMVDADGYVHIVGRGKDLIISGGYNIYPKELESEIDALDGVAESAVIGVAHPDFGEGVTAVVVRTPGSRITGAEILGAIAGRLAKYKHPKRVIFVDELPRNTMGKVQKNLLRDAYRDLYAC; translated from the coding sequence ATGAGCAATCATCTGTTCGACGCGTTCCGGTCCCGGATGCCGACGCCCGATCGTTTGTTGATGGAAACCGACGATGGGCGATCGCTGACCTATGGCGACATGCTGGCGCGGTCGGCACAGCTCGCGCATGCGCTCCTGCAACTGGATGTCGAGCCCGGCGACCGCGTCGCCGTGCAGGTCGAGAAGAGCCCGGAGGCGGTGCTGCTTTATCTCGCCTGTGTGCGCGCCGGAGCGGTCTTCCTGCCGCTCAACACCGCCTACACGCTGACCGAGCTCGGCTATTTCTTCGAGGATGCCGCGCCGCGGGTCATTGTCTGCGATCCGGCGAAATCGGCTGACATCGCGCGCATGGTCGAGCCATCCGGTGCCGTCGTCGTCACGCTCAACCGCAACGGCCAGGGATCGCTGACGGACCAGGCATCGCGGCAATCGACCGATTTCCATGACGTCGAGCGCGGCAAGGACGATCTCGCGGCGATCCTCTACACATCCGGAACGACCGGCCGTTCGAAAGGCGCCATGCTCAGCCACGGGAATCTCGCCTCGAACGCACGGGTGCTGGTCGAGCAATGGCGGTTCACATCAGGCGATGTGCTGATCCACGCGCTGCCGATCTTCCATACCCACGGCCTGTTCGTCGCCACCAACGTCATCCTGATGGCCGGCGCCTCGATGCTGTTCGAACAGAAATTCGATCCGGCCCGCATCGTCTCGCTGCTGCCGCGCGCCACGGCGCTGATGGGCGTGCCGACCTTCTACACCAGGCTGCTGCAGCAGGACCGGCTGGACCGCCAGGCAGCGAAGAATATCCGCCTGTTCGTGTCCGGCTCGGCGCCGCTGCTTGCCGAGACGCACAGGGCCTGGCGCGAGCGCACCGGCCACGCCATCCTCGAGCGTTACGGCATGACCGAGACCAACATGAACACCTCCAACCCTTACGACGGCGAACGGCGCGCCGGCACGGTCGGCTTCCCCTTGCCTGGCACCGCGCTTCGTATAGCCGATCCCGACACCGCCAGGCCGCTTGCCCAGGGCGAGGTCGGCATGATCGAGGTGAAGGGTCCGAACGTGTTTTCCGGCTACTGGCGCATGCCGGAGAAGACCAAGGCGGAATTCCGCGCCGACGGTTTCTTCATCACCGGCGATCTCGGCATGGTCGATGCCGACGGCTATGTCCACATTGTCGGCCGCGGCAAGGACCTGATCATTTCGGGCGGCTACAACATCTACCCGAAGGAGCTCGAGAGCGAGATCGACGCGCTCGACGGGGTCGCGGAAAGCGCGGTCATCGGCGTTGCCCATCCCGACTTCGGCGAAGGCGTCACCGCAGTCGTGGTCCGGACGCCGGGGTCGCGGATCACCGGGGCCGAAATCCTTGGCGCCATCGCCGGGCGCCTGGCAAAATACAAGCACCCGAAGCGGGTGATCTTCGTCGACGAATTGCCGCGCAATACGATGGGCAAGGTACAAAAGAATCTTTTACGCGACGCCTATAGGGATCTCTACGCATGCTAG
- a CDS encoding ABC transporter ATP-binding protein/permease: MSEARPKSEPADGIKPRGALKPGRGKPRRQKPRDDKTREEKPREKEPRDKKVSTAEAASEVVGVAAPPPPDAVEPDPELTPEEAAQARKKYLLRRFWISGRGYWGRHGDRLAWPLTIGLLVLIGTNVGFQYGINVWNRAIFDAIEQRQARTVYFLSAIFLPLVAGSIGLVVAQVYLRMTMQRRWRSWLTTSVIARWLDHGRYYQLNLVKGDHQNPEARLSEDLRVATESPVDFVAGVTSAFLSASTFIVVLWTIGGALSFPLGGSTITVPGFLVITAVVYAAITSTSMFIIGRNFVRLSEDKNQAEAEFRYVLTRVRENGESIALLGGEEEENSGIDKTFAGVLKRWARLTGQHMRTALVSQGSSLFAPVVPVLLCAPKFLEGSMSLGQVMQAASAFAIVQGAFGWLVDNYPRLADWNASAHRIASLMMSLDGLERAEQNDKLGRIKHGNTKGDAMLSLDNLCVTLDDGTSVVKETEVVVEPGERVLVSGESGSGKSTLVRAIAGLWPWGSGSVNFHPDRRLFMLPQRPYIPTGTLRRAVAYPAAADNWAAKQIKAALDKVGLGYLAERLEEEAPWDQTLSGGERQRVAFARLLLHRPDIVVLDEATSALDEKSQDQMMKTVIHELPDVTIISVAHRAELEAFHTRKITLERRKDGAKLVSDIDLAPRNRKRSLFQRALWGSGARNHKPQK; the protein is encoded by the coding sequence ATGTCCGAGGCGAGACCCAAATCCGAACCGGCCGATGGCATCAAACCGCGCGGCGCCTTGAAGCCGGGTCGGGGAAAGCCACGACGCCAAAAGCCGCGTGACGACAAGACGCGCGAAGAGAAGCCGCGCGAAAAAGAGCCACGTGACAAGAAGGTGTCTACCGCCGAAGCGGCGTCCGAGGTTGTCGGCGTCGCCGCGCCCCCACCGCCGGATGCCGTCGAACCCGATCCGGAACTGACGCCCGAGGAGGCGGCTCAGGCGCGCAAGAAATACCTGCTAAGGCGTTTCTGGATCAGCGGGCGCGGCTATTGGGGACGGCATGGCGACAGGCTCGCCTGGCCGCTGACGATCGGCCTGCTGGTCCTGATCGGCACCAATGTCGGCTTCCAATACGGGATCAATGTCTGGAACCGCGCCATCTTTGACGCCATCGAGCAGCGCCAGGCCCGTACGGTGTACTTTCTCAGCGCCATTTTCCTGCCGCTCGTGGCCGGCAGCATCGGCCTTGTCGTCGCGCAGGTCTATCTGCGCATGACGATGCAGCGCCGCTGGCGCTCCTGGCTGACCACCTCGGTCATCGCGCGCTGGCTGGATCACGGCCGCTACTACCAGCTCAACCTCGTCAAGGGCGACCACCAGAACCCCGAGGCCCGCCTGTCGGAGGATCTGCGCGTCGCAACCGAGTCGCCCGTCGATTTCGTCGCCGGGGTCACTTCCGCCTTCCTGTCAGCCTCGACCTTCATCGTGGTGCTGTGGACGATCGGCGGGGCGCTGAGCTTTCCGCTTGGCGGCTCGACCATCACCGTGCCCGGCTTCCTCGTCATCACCGCCGTGGTTTACGCAGCGATCACCTCCACCTCGATGTTCATCATCGGCCGCAATTTCGTGCGGCTTTCGGAGGACAAGAATCAGGCCGAAGCCGAATTCCGCTATGTGCTGACGCGTGTGCGCGAGAACGGCGAGAGCATCGCCTTGCTGGGAGGCGAGGAAGAGGAGAACAGCGGCATAGACAAGACCTTCGCCGGCGTGCTGAAGCGATGGGCGCGGCTGACCGGTCAGCATATGCGCACCGCACTGGTCTCGCAGGGCTCGAGCCTGTTCGCCCCTGTCGTGCCGGTGCTGCTGTGCGCGCCAAAATTCCTCGAAGGCTCAATGTCGCTCGGGCAGGTGATGCAGGCGGCTTCCGCCTTCGCCATCGTGCAGGGCGCCTTCGGATGGCTGGTCGACAACTACCCGCGGCTTGCCGACTGGAATGCCTCGGCCCACCGCATCGCCTCGCTGATGATGTCGCTCGACGGGCTCGAGCGCGCCGAGCAGAACGATAAACTGGGGCGCATCAAGCACGGCAACACCAAGGGCGATGCGATGCTCAGCCTCGACAATCTCTGCGTGACGCTCGACGATGGCACCTCGGTGGTCAAGGAAACCGAAGTGGTGGTCGAACCGGGCGAGCGGGTGCTGGTGTCCGGCGAATCCGGCTCGGGCAAGTCGACGCTGGTGCGGGCGATCGCCGGCCTGTGGCCATGGGGCAGCGGCAGCGTCAATTTCCACCCCGACCGGCGGCTGTTCATGCTGCCGCAGCGCCCCTACATCCCGACCGGTACGCTGCGCCGCGCGGTCGCCTATCCCGCCGCCGCCGACAACTGGGCGGCAAAGCAGATCAAGGCCGCCCTCGACAAGGTTGGCCTGGGCTACCTTGCCGAACGGCTCGAAGAAGAAGCCCCATGGGACCAGACCCTGTCTGGCGGTGAAAGGCAGCGGGTCGCCTTCGCGCGCCTCTTGCTGCACAGGCCCGATATCGTCGTGCTGGACGAGGCGACCTCGGCGCTGGACGAAAAGAGCCAGGACCAGATGATGAAGACGGTGATCCACGAATTGCCCGATGTCACCATCATCAGCGTGGCGCACCGCGCCGAGCTCGAAGCTTTCCACACCCGCAAGATCACCCTGGAACGGCGAAAGGATGGCGCAAAACTGGTCAGCGACATCGACCTTGCGCCGCGCAATCGCAAACGCAGCCTGTTCCAGCGTGCCTTGTGGGGTTCCGGTGCTCGGAACCACAAGCCACAGAAGTAG
- a CDS encoding NAD(P)/FAD-dependent oxidoreductase: MQTIDCVVAGAGVVGLAIARALALSGREVVVVEQADAIGTVTSSRNSEVIHAGLYYAPGSLKARLCVEGRRRLYAYCAEHNIAHARPGKLIVANEPSQTEGLRAIQDNARRCGVDDLEFLTRDEAESLEPALTCAGALLSPSTGIVDSHALMLSLRGDAEAAGASFAFLTAVAGATIETDGIRIDTRDANGETFALKADAFINAAGLDAQAVAGRIDGFPRDLIPRQWLARGNYFALPGRSPFSRLIYPVPVEGGLGVHLTLDLGGSARFGPDVEWIDHVDYTVDPGRSAVFYEAIRRYWPALGDGALQPAYAGIRPKLSGPGQPAADFVVQGPSDHRAGRLVNLFGIESPGLTASLAIADHVAGLLYRE, translated from the coding sequence ATGCAGACAATCGATTGTGTCGTCGCCGGAGCAGGCGTGGTCGGGCTTGCCATCGCCAGGGCGCTCGCCTTGTCGGGCCGTGAGGTGGTGGTGGTCGAGCAGGCCGATGCGATCGGCACCGTGACCAGTTCGCGCAATTCCGAAGTCATCCATGCCGGGCTTTATTATGCGCCGGGAAGCCTGAAGGCCCGACTCTGCGTCGAAGGACGCCGGCGGCTCTACGCCTACTGCGCCGAGCACAACATCGCCCATGCCCGCCCCGGCAAGCTGATCGTCGCCAACGAGCCTAGCCAGACGGAAGGGTTGCGGGCGATCCAGGACAATGCGCGGCGCTGCGGGGTGGACGATCTCGAGTTTTTGACGCGCGACGAGGCCGAAAGCCTGGAGCCGGCGCTGACATGCGCCGGCGCGCTGCTGTCGCCATCGACAGGCATTGTCGACAGCCACGCGCTGATGCTGTCGCTGCGCGGCGACGCCGAAGCGGCCGGCGCATCCTTCGCCTTCCTGACCGCTGTCGCCGGAGCCACGATCGAAACCGATGGGATCCGGATCGACACGCGCGATGCCAATGGCGAGACCTTCGCCTTGAAGGCCGATGCCTTCATCAATGCCGCGGGCCTCGATGCGCAGGCCGTGGCCGGCCGGATCGACGGTTTTCCGAGGGATCTCATCCCCCGGCAGTGGCTGGCGCGCGGGAATTATTTCGCCCTTCCGGGCCGGTCGCCCTTTTCGCGGCTGATCTATCCGGTTCCGGTCGAAGGTGGCCTTGGCGTCCATCTGACCCTCGATCTCGGCGGCAGTGCGCGCTTCGGACCCGACGTCGAGTGGATCGACCATGTGGATTACACGGTCGATCCGGGCCGAAGCGCCGTCTTCTACGAGGCGATCCGGCGCTATTGGCCCGCCCTTGGCGATGGTGCGCTGCAGCCGGCCTATGCCGGCATCAGGCCGAAGCTGTCGGGCCCCGGTCAACCCGCCGCCGACTTCGTGGTGCAGGGACCGTCCGATCATCGCGCGGGCCGGCTCGTCAATCTGTTCGGCATAGAGAGCCCCGGCCTGACGGCAAGCCTGGCGATCGCCGACCACGTCGCCGGGCTGCTGTACCGGGAATGA